From Salinibacterium sp. ZJ450, one genomic window encodes:
- a CDS encoding cytochrome ubiquinol oxidase subunit I: MELDVTDLSRLQFAVVTIYHYFFVPLSISLASITAVMQTVWLRTGKEQYKALTLFLGKVLLVTFAVGVVTGLVQEFQFGLAWSDFARFYGDVFGPTLAMEGMLAFFLEATFLGLWYFGWNRMPAKVHLATIWVVAIGTILSAFIILAANSFMQSPVAYTVNEETGRAELSNFFDLMTNEVNLAAFPHTAAGAAMAGGALVLAFGMWRAWGKKQVTDVAERAAWRTLARVGAWVTLAGGAAVALTGDILGKVITKVQPMKMAAAEGLYETQTGAPFSIFALSTHVDEEPFFSLDIPYMLSILAVGDPNAPVQGLNDLQAQYTELYGPGDYMPLIPMAYWTFRLMIGVGMLAALLAVIILWFTRKGGHLDRSNWMHRILMVTVPVLPVLPLAANSFGWIFSETARQPWLVFGLFKTEDGVSPGLTAPEVLLSIGGFTVVYGILAVIWIRLVLHLGRQPLSLELGGVRGADDDSDSAADSGTAVGTDTDAGVPDSRRQSAPSF; this comes from the coding sequence GTGGAACTGGATGTCACTGACCTGTCACGACTGCAATTCGCAGTCGTGACGATCTACCACTACTTCTTTGTGCCGCTGTCGATCAGCCTGGCCTCGATCACCGCGGTGATGCAGACCGTGTGGCTGCGCACCGGCAAGGAGCAGTACAAGGCGCTCACCCTGTTCCTCGGCAAGGTGCTGCTGGTCACCTTCGCCGTCGGCGTCGTCACCGGCCTCGTGCAGGAGTTCCAGTTCGGCTTGGCGTGGAGCGACTTCGCCCGCTTCTACGGCGACGTGTTCGGCCCCACGCTCGCCATGGAGGGCATGCTTGCGTTCTTCCTGGAGGCGACCTTCCTCGGTCTCTGGTACTTCGGTTGGAACCGGATGCCGGCCAAGGTGCACCTCGCCACGATCTGGGTCGTCGCGATCGGCACCATCCTGTCGGCGTTCATCATCCTGGCCGCGAACTCGTTCATGCAGAGCCCGGTCGCCTACACGGTCAACGAAGAGACCGGCCGCGCCGAACTGAGCAACTTCTTCGACCTGATGACCAACGAGGTCAACCTGGCCGCGTTCCCGCACACCGCCGCGGGAGCCGCGATGGCCGGCGGCGCGCTCGTGCTCGCCTTCGGCATGTGGCGCGCGTGGGGCAAGAAGCAGGTGACGGATGTCGCGGAGCGCGCCGCCTGGCGCACCCTCGCCCGCGTCGGAGCCTGGGTGACCCTGGCCGGAGGCGCCGCCGTCGCGCTGACCGGCGACATCCTCGGCAAGGTCATCACCAAGGTGCAGCCGATGAAGATGGCCGCCGCGGAGGGGCTCTACGAGACCCAGACCGGTGCCCCGTTCTCGATCTTCGCCCTGTCGACCCACGTCGACGAGGAGCCGTTCTTCTCCCTCGACATCCCGTACATGCTGTCGATCCTCGCCGTCGGCGACCCGAACGCGCCGGTACAGGGTCTCAACGACCTGCAGGCGCAGTACACCGAGCTGTACGGTCCCGGCGACTACATGCCGCTGATTCCGATGGCGTACTGGACCTTCCGGCTGATGATCGGGGTCGGCATGCTCGCCGCGCTGCTCGCGGTCATCATCCTCTGGTTCACCCGCAAGGGCGGACACCTGGACCGCTCCAACTGGATGCACCGCATTCTCATGGTCACCGTGCCGGTGCTGCCGGTGCTGCCGCTCGCCGCCAACAGCTTCGGCTGGATCTTCTCGGAGACCGCCCGGCAGCCGTGGCTGGTGTTCGGACTGTTCAAGACCGAGGACGGCGTCTCGCCGGGGCTGACCGCCCCCGAGGTGCTGCTGTCGATCGGCGGCTTCACCGTGGTCTACGGCATCCTCGCGGTGATCTGGATCCGCCTGGTGCTGCACCTCGGCCGGCAGCCGCTGTCGCTGGAACTCGGCGGCGTCCGCGGCGCAGACGACGACTCCGACAGCGCTGCCGACAGCGGTACCGCTGTGGGCACCGACACGGACGCAGGCGTCCCCGACTCACGGCGCCAGAGCGCGCCCTCGTTCTGA
- a CDS encoding BlaI/MecI/CopY family transcriptional regulator: MGLGELENDVMRQLWASEAPLTVREVHERLAENRTLAYTTVMTVLDRLARKGVVRQERSGRAYLYSAASSREEMAAELMLDALGEVSDPGARLAALQYFVGKVGKREAEAIQEALQTSADRAL; this comes from the coding sequence ATGGGACTGGGCGAACTCGAAAACGACGTCATGCGCCAGCTGTGGGCATCTGAAGCCCCGCTGACCGTGCGCGAGGTGCATGAACGCCTCGCCGAGAACCGCACGCTGGCTTACACCACGGTGATGACGGTGCTCGATCGCCTGGCGCGCAAGGGCGTCGTCCGGCAGGAGCGCAGCGGCCGCGCCTACCTCTACTCCGCCGCGAGCAGCCGCGAAGAAATGGCGGCAGAGTTGATGCTCGACGCCCTCGGCGAGGTCAGCGATCCCGGCGCGCGTCTTGCCGCCCTGCAGTACTTCGTCGGCAAGGTCGGCAAGCGCGAGGCCGAGGCGATCCAGGAAGCCCTGCAGACGAGCGCAGACCGCGCACTGTGA
- a CDS encoding M56 family metallopeptidase: MTGVWLAALALLLAGPVPDALGRARWTARAPRAAVVLWQAIAVAAVLAGIGSVLALPEEVVRLQAAQDQLEFGPDLIAAATIAALMAGTIVLRLFVSLGRLAISTRRRRQRHRDLVDLISHDVANQNLDLRILDGAHPVAYCVPGRRARVVISTGTTELLTAKQVDAVVAHERAHLRSRHDLVIEAFTALHAAFPRWVRSQIALESVHQLLEMLADDSAARQHGRQVLVGAITAMTTTDDAEAVARIGRLRPPVADAGPPRRRLAAAMYAGAAAVLLIPTVSLAMPWLTEAYAALPF, encoded by the coding sequence GTGACCGGCGTCTGGCTCGCCGCACTCGCCCTGCTGCTGGCAGGGCCGGTTCCGGATGCGCTCGGCCGGGCGCGCTGGACGGCTCGCGCGCCGCGCGCGGCCGTCGTGCTCTGGCAGGCCATCGCGGTCGCCGCCGTGCTGGCGGGCATCGGCAGCGTGCTCGCGCTGCCCGAAGAGGTCGTGCGGCTGCAGGCCGCCCAGGACCAGTTGGAGTTCGGCCCCGACCTGATCGCCGCAGCGACGATCGCCGCGCTGATGGCCGGCACCATCGTGCTGCGACTGTTCGTCTCGCTCGGCCGGCTGGCGATCAGCACGCGCCGGCGCCGGCAGCGGCACCGCGACCTGGTCGACCTGATCTCGCATGACGTCGCGAACCAGAACCTGGATCTGCGCATCCTGGACGGCGCTCACCCTGTGGCCTATTGCGTTCCCGGCCGCCGTGCTCGCGTGGTGATCTCGACCGGCACCACCGAGCTGCTGACCGCCAAGCAGGTCGACGCCGTCGTGGCGCACGAGCGCGCGCACCTACGCAGTCGGCATGACCTCGTGATCGAGGCGTTCACCGCGCTGCACGCGGCGTTCCCGCGGTGGGTGCGTAGCCAGATCGCGCTCGAATCGGTGCACCAGCTGCTTGAGATGCTGGCCGATGACAGTGCCGCCCGCCAGCACGGCCGGCAGGTTCTCGTCGGCGCGATCACGGCAATGACAACGACGGATGACGCCGAGGCTGTTGCCCGCATCGGTCGCCTCCGCCCGCCTGTCGCCGATGCTGGTCCACCCCGGCGGCGCCTCGCCGCAGCGATGTACGCCGGTGCCGCCGCTGTGCTGCTCATTCCGACGGTGTCGCTGGCGATGCCGTGGTTGACCGAGGCTTACGCGGCCCTGCCTTTCTGA
- a CDS encoding SDR family oxidoreductase → MSLQGKVALVAGATRGAGRGIAVELGAAGATVYVTGRTTRERASEYGRPETIEETAELVTRAGGIGIAVPVDHLVPDQVGALVDRIRVEQGRLDVLVNDIWGGELLFEWDKPVWEHDLDNGLRLLRLAIDTHLITAHYALPLLIERPGGLLVEVTDGTAEYNAQHYRNSPFYDLAKVAVNRMAWAHAKDLEPHRATAVSLTPGWMRSEIMLDVYGVTERNWRDAIEQVPHFAISETPRFVGRAVAALAADPEHARWNGQSLSSGALATEYGFTDLDGSRPDAWRYIVEVQDAGKPADTAGYR, encoded by the coding sequence ATGAGCCTGCAGGGCAAGGTCGCGTTGGTGGCGGGAGCCACCCGTGGTGCAGGGCGCGGAATCGCCGTCGAGCTCGGTGCGGCGGGAGCCACGGTTTATGTGACGGGGCGCACCACCCGGGAACGCGCATCCGAGTACGGGCGTCCCGAAACCATCGAGGAGACCGCTGAACTGGTCACCCGTGCGGGTGGCATCGGCATTGCCGTGCCCGTCGACCATCTCGTCCCCGACCAGGTCGGCGCTCTGGTCGACCGCATCCGTGTTGAGCAGGGGCGCCTCGACGTGCTCGTCAACGACATCTGGGGTGGCGAACTGCTCTTCGAATGGGATAAACCCGTCTGGGAACACGACCTGGACAATGGCCTGCGCCTCCTGCGTCTCGCGATCGACACCCACCTCATCACGGCGCACTACGCCCTGCCGCTGCTCATCGAACGGCCTGGCGGCCTGCTCGTTGAAGTCACCGATGGGACGGCGGAGTACAACGCCCAGCACTACCGGAACTCGCCCTTTTATGACCTTGCGAAGGTTGCCGTGAACCGCATGGCGTGGGCGCATGCGAAAGACCTGGAGCCGCACCGCGCGACGGCGGTGTCACTCACACCGGGCTGGATGCGGTCGGAGATCATGCTCGATGTCTATGGCGTCACGGAGCGGAACTGGCGCGACGCGATCGAGCAGGTGCCGCACTTTGCAATCTCCGAGACGCCCCGCTTCGTCGGACGGGCCGTCGCAGCGCTCGCCGCTGACCCCGAGCACGCCCGCTGGAATGGCCAGTCATTGTCCAGCGGCGCACTTGCCACGGAGTACGGCTTCACAGATCTGGACGGCTCCCGCCCCGACGCCTGGCGGTACATCGTGGAGGTACAGGATGCCGGGAAGCCCGCCGACACCGCGGGCTACCGCTGA
- a CDS encoding DMT family transporter — protein sequence MRGVVFVLLAAVCFGTTGTAQALGPDASATSLGAVRIVIGGGALALVAWLSMRGRQKRRPKAHRLTPRRRGPAWLVVVAGAAGIVAYQPAFFFGTAENGVAIGTVVALGSAPVITGALDWVLNRRYPGTPWLIATAIAAVGVALLGGVFEAGASGISPAGLAGSIGAGASYAVYTLAAKALLQRGWGADASMGAVFGGAALASLPILLLSDLAWLVTPEGLAMALWLGLITTTLGYVLFGRGLSTLSAPTVSTLTLAEPLTASLLALLVLNEQLSASGVAGFIVLAAALVVLSAAAVRRPAGRVVSSLAAERDGAR from the coding sequence GTGAGAGGCGTCGTGTTCGTGCTGCTGGCTGCGGTCTGTTTCGGCACGACCGGTACCGCGCAAGCGCTCGGCCCCGACGCCTCCGCGACATCCCTCGGCGCCGTCCGCATCGTAATCGGGGGAGGGGCGCTCGCCCTCGTCGCCTGGCTGTCCATGCGCGGTCGCCAGAAGCGTCGCCCGAAGGCTCACCGTCTGACTCCCCGGCGTCGCGGACCGGCGTGGCTGGTTGTCGTGGCCGGTGCCGCGGGCATCGTCGCCTATCAGCCGGCATTCTTCTTCGGCACCGCCGAAAACGGCGTGGCGATCGGCACCGTGGTCGCGCTCGGCTCAGCGCCGGTGATCACCGGCGCCCTCGACTGGGTACTGAACCGCCGCTATCCCGGCACGCCATGGCTGATTGCCACCGCGATCGCAGCGGTCGGGGTGGCGCTGCTCGGCGGGGTTTTCGAGGCCGGGGCATCCGGAATCAGTCCTGCCGGACTCGCCGGCTCGATCGGCGCCGGCGCCTCCTACGCCGTGTATACCCTCGCGGCGAAGGCGCTGCTCCAGCGCGGCTGGGGCGCGGATGCCTCGATGGGCGCCGTCTTCGGCGGTGCGGCGCTGGCCAGCCTGCCGATTCTGCTGCTGTCCGATCTCGCCTGGCTGGTCACGCCTGAGGGCCTGGCGATGGCTCTGTGGCTCGGCCTGATCACGACGACGCTCGGCTATGTGCTGTTCGGGCGGGGTCTCTCGACCCTGTCGGCGCCCACAGTCTCGACCCTCACTCTCGCCGAGCCGCTCACGGCGAGCCTGCTCGCTCTGCTCGTTCTCAACGAGCAGCTCAGCGCGAGCGGGGTGGCCGGTTTCATCGTGCTGGCCGCGGCGCTTGTCGTGCTGAGTGCCGCGGCGGTTCGGCGGCCGGCTGGCCGGGTCGTCTCGTCGCTGGCCGCAGAGCGCGACGGCGCCCGCTAA
- a CDS encoding zinc finger domain-containing protein — MNAIGRRGILLALAEHLGQQGKPCPRCRRPIGREQFMNRGSHFLPFCQRLR, encoded by the coding sequence GTGAACGCAATCGGCCGGCGGGGGATACTTCTCGCACTCGCTGAACACCTAGGGCAACAGGGCAAACCGTGTCCGCGCTGCCGCAGGCCGATCGGGCGCGAGCAGTTTATGAACCGCGGCTCCCACTTCCTCCCCTTCTGCCAGCGACTGCGCTGA
- a CDS encoding HNH endonuclease, translated as MPKPLFITLLIALPILLSSLTQNGWVVLLTVGLVLLANPIVRTIRKNRYFGSEHFQNLKAQITSVVSEHNEVVNYVAEIRSQGSFELGASATGQHAHLATFENTSAWNNRRDRNVAQYAPHVHNASLQVIRNASQEPIKYLMKYFGIKADQATLSDVQRVANDIARLEEAVGNVKGREGEIAAKINPPAFIMKHYPTEFWDQVGVHLSPIAVPYPQYKFQYTSAGGNTGQETRIQLNTPTLESLSATLVEKIRWTKSAAGQRALMTARLRGQIKERDRHTCLQCGVSLAAEPHLLLEVDHMMPVSKGGLSVPENLQTLCWRCNRTKGAKIVA; from the coding sequence ATGCCAAAACCGCTCTTCATCACCCTCCTGATCGCGCTTCCGATCCTCCTCAGTAGCCTGACGCAGAACGGCTGGGTCGTGCTTCTCACTGTAGGGTTGGTTCTTCTCGCCAACCCGATCGTTCGCACGATCCGTAAGAATCGCTATTTTGGTTCCGAGCACTTCCAGAACCTGAAAGCACAGATCACTTCGGTCGTCTCCGAGCACAACGAAGTGGTCAACTACGTCGCCGAGATTCGCTCTCAGGGCTCCTTCGAACTTGGCGCGTCCGCCACAGGTCAGCACGCGCACCTCGCTACGTTCGAGAACACGTCAGCATGGAATAACCGTCGCGACCGCAACGTCGCGCAGTACGCGCCGCACGTTCACAATGCTTCTCTGCAGGTCATTCGTAACGCGAGTCAGGAGCCGATTAAGTACTTGATGAAGTACTTCGGTATCAAGGCCGACCAGGCGACCCTTTCCGACGTGCAGCGCGTCGCGAACGACATCGCGCGGCTCGAAGAGGCGGTTGGCAACGTTAAGGGTCGCGAGGGTGAGATCGCCGCAAAGATCAACCCTCCGGCGTTCATCATGAAGCACTACCCCACGGAATTCTGGGATCAGGTGGGCGTGCACCTGTCACCCATTGCGGTGCCTTATCCGCAGTACAAGTTCCAGTACACCTCTGCGGGTGGAAACACTGGCCAGGAGACAAGAATTCAACTCAACACCCCGACGCTGGAGTCGCTGTCGGCGACTCTGGTTGAGAAGATTCGCTGGACGAAGTCTGCTGCTGGCCAGCGCGCGTTGATGACGGCGCGTCTGCGCGGCCAGATCAAGGAGCGCGATCGCCACACCTGCCTGCAGTGCGGTGTCTCGCTGGCCGCTGAGCCTCATCTGCTGCTCGAGGTCGACCACATGATGCCTGTTTCAAAGGGCGGCCTTAGCGTCCCCGAGAACTTGCAGACCCTCTGCTGGAGGTGCAATCGCACCAAGGGTGCGAAGATCGTCGCGTAA
- the mutM gene encoding bifunctional DNA-formamidopyrimidine glycosylase/DNA-(apurinic or apyrimidinic site) lyase has product MPELPEVEVVRAGLAPAVTDAAIHAVTVYDERSLRRHRGPSEDFIDRLRERSILGAVRRGKFLWLPLAPVSPVEEGAPASVSKPAVEALVLHLGMSGQVLLRDRDQPDDRLTRIRLDIEHPAHGPLRLNFVDQRIFGSMAIDSLLPTPDGAAGGLGADSATVPSAVAHIARDPLDPAFDDARFFAALKRRNTSIKRAMLDQTLVSGIGNIYADEALWAARIHYDQPTSSLSRPRAALLLAEVRMVLTKALAEGGTSFDAQYVNVNGASGYFSHSLNAYGQQGNPCPRCGRPIRREQFMNRGSHFCAFCQRVR; this is encoded by the coding sequence GTGCCAGAACTTCCCGAGGTGGAGGTGGTGCGCGCCGGGCTCGCGCCCGCGGTGACGGATGCCGCGATCCACGCGGTCACGGTGTATGACGAGCGCTCCCTGCGCCGTCACCGCGGCCCGAGCGAGGACTTCATCGACCGGCTGCGGGAGCGCAGCATCCTCGGCGCGGTGCGTCGCGGCAAGTTCCTGTGGCTGCCGCTCGCGCCGGTTTCGCCGGTTGAGGAGGGAGCGCCCGCGAGCGTCTCGAAACCCGCCGTCGAAGCCCTCGTCCTCCACCTCGGCATGAGCGGCCAAGTGCTGCTTCGCGACCGCGACCAGCCCGACGACCGGCTCACCCGCATCCGTCTGGACATCGAGCATCCCGCCCACGGCCCGCTCCGCCTGAACTTCGTCGACCAGCGGATCTTCGGATCGATGGCGATCGACAGTCTGCTGCCGACGCCGGACGGAGCGGCCGGCGGCCTCGGCGCCGACTCCGCGACGGTACCGAGTGCCGTTGCCCACATCGCCCGCGACCCACTGGACCCGGCCTTCGACGACGCGAGGTTCTTCGCCGCGCTGAAGCGCCGCAACACCAGCATCAAGCGGGCCATGCTCGACCAGACCCTTGTCAGCGGCATCGGCAACATCTACGCCGATGAGGCGCTGTGGGCGGCCCGTATCCACTACGACCAGCCCACGTCGAGCCTCAGCCGACCGCGCGCCGCGCTGCTGCTGGCCGAGGTGCGGATGGTGCTGACCAAGGCCCTCGCCGAGGGCGGAACCAGCTTCGACGCGCAGTACGTGAACGTGAACGGGGCATCCGGCTACTTCTCGCACTCGCTGAACGCCTACGGGCAGCAGGGCAACCCGTGCCCGCGCTGCGGCAGGCCGATCCGGCGCGAGCAGTTCATGAACCGCGGCTCGCACTTCTGCGCGTTCTGCCAACGTGTGCGCTGA
- the rnc gene encoding ribonuclease III, giving the protein MSASLQLQIDPALLETALTHRSFAYENGGVTHNERLEFLGDSILGQAVTVMLYRENPTLDEGDLAKRRASLVSSVALAEVARSINLGRHIRLGRGEELTGGRDKSSILADTVEALIGAAYLDRGPDEATALVLRLIRPLLATPDRFGAAMDPKTSLQELAARLGRGIPIYRVTNTGPDHSKVFHAEVLLGDDAIAGGDGTSKKQAEMAAALDAWTRLQQTVTG; this is encoded by the coding sequence TTGTCCGCGTCGCTGCAGCTGCAGATCGACCCAGCTCTGCTCGAAACCGCGCTGACCCATCGTTCGTTCGCGTACGAGAACGGTGGCGTGACGCACAACGAGCGCCTGGAGTTTCTTGGCGACTCGATTCTCGGCCAAGCGGTCACGGTGATGCTGTACCGCGAGAACCCGACGCTTGATGAGGGAGACCTGGCCAAACGCCGGGCCAGCCTCGTCTCCAGTGTCGCCCTCGCCGAGGTCGCCAGGTCGATCAACCTCGGCCGGCACATCCGGTTGGGGCGCGGCGAGGAACTCACCGGAGGCCGTGACAAGTCGTCGATCCTGGCCGACACCGTCGAGGCGCTCATCGGAGCCGCCTACCTCGACCGCGGACCGGATGAGGCCACGGCTCTCGTGCTGCGGCTGATCAGGCCGCTTCTGGCGACCCCCGACCGCTTCGGCGCCGCCATGGACCCGAAAACCAGCCTGCAGGAGCTGGCGGCGCGGCTCGGCCGCGGGATTCCGATCTACCGGGTGACGAACACCGGACCGGACCACTCCAAGGTCTTCCACGCCGAGGTGCTGCTCGGAGACGATGCCATCGCCGGCGGCGACGGCACCAGCAAGAAGCAGGCAGAGATGGCCGCGGCGCTTGACGCGTGGACCCGCCTGCAGCAGACCGTCACGGGCTGA
- the rpmF gene encoding 50S ribosomal protein L32, whose protein sequence is MAVPKRKQSRSNTHSRRSQWKATPVQLVKTIENGKVTYSLPHRAKVVEDSAGTALYMEYKGRKVADV, encoded by the coding sequence ATGGCCGTTCCGAAGCGGAAGCAGTCACGCTCCAACACCCACTCGCGCCGGTCGCAGTGGAAGGCCACGCCGGTGCAGCTGGTGAAGACCATCGAAAACGGCAAGGTCACCTACAGCCTCCCGCACCGCGCCAAGGTCGTTGAGGACTCCGCAGGCACCGCCCTGTACATGGAGTACAAGGGCCGCAAGGTCGCTGACGTCTAA
- a CDS encoding DUF177 domain-containing protein produces the protein MPAFKNTPYTLAVHDIMHRPGLLREHHISIPAPEQLGDGIVSVKEGTNVELEVRLEGLHDGILVSTEVDTVATGQCVRCLIDIELPVQVEFQELFAYSFDEAFDYTVHDDHVDLEPVVRDAVVLSLPFQPVCRPDCPGLDPATGERLADDPDRKPREVLDPRWSALQGFQAAASEDEGAGNSADREKR, from the coding sequence ATGCCTGCGTTCAAGAACACTCCTTACACCTTGGCGGTGCACGACATCATGCACCGTCCGGGGCTGTTGCGTGAGCACCACATTTCCATTCCCGCGCCGGAGCAGCTCGGCGACGGAATCGTGTCGGTGAAAGAGGGCACAAATGTCGAGCTTGAGGTGCGCCTGGAGGGCCTGCACGACGGCATCCTGGTCTCCACAGAGGTCGATACGGTGGCCACCGGACAGTGCGTGCGCTGCCTGATTGACATCGAACTGCCTGTCCAAGTCGAATTCCAAGAGCTTTTCGCGTATTCTTTCGACGAAGCTTTTGACTACACGGTTCACGATGACCACGTGGATCTTGAACCGGTAGTCAGGGATGCGGTAGTGCTGTCACTGCCGTTCCAGCCGGTCTGCCGGCCGGACTGCCCAGGACTCGACCCGGCAACGGGGGAGCGCCTGGCTGATGATCCGGACAGGAAACCCCGCGAGGTGCTCGACCCGAGATGGTCTGCGCTCCAAGGCTTTCAGGCAGCCGCATCCGAAGACGAAGGCGCTGGAAACAGCGCCGATAGAGAGAAGAGATAA
- a CDS encoding aspartate aminotransferase family protein — translation MTDFDFSTVSRADGERAFDLDRSHVFHSWSAQGALNPMVIAGGKGSVVWDFDGKEYLDFSSQLVNTNIGHQHPAVIDAIKRQADVLATVAPAHANRTRGEAASRILDKLGGNFSKIFFTNGGADANENAMRMARIATGRDKVLSMYRSYHGNTGAAIVATGDWRRVPNEYARGHVHFFGPFPYRSEFWSVSPAQETERALHHLERVIQAEGADSIAALLIETIPGTAGVIVPPPGYLPGVRALADKYGIVLILDEVMVGFGRTGEWFAFHAFDVVPDLVTFAKGVNSGYVPAGGVAISPAIADVFTNQVFPGGLTYSGHPLAMASIVGAIDAMQDESIIENARMIGEEHLGPGLAALMDAHSLIGDVRGSGVFWALDLVDDLDTRVPVSGAVIGSLKKELLSRGLLPFTADNRIHVVPPCVVTANEVARALDIYDQAFTTVENSLIR, via the coding sequence ATGACCGATTTCGACTTCTCGACCGTGAGCCGCGCGGATGGCGAACGCGCGTTCGACCTCGACCGCTCGCACGTGTTCCATTCCTGGTCGGCGCAGGGCGCGTTGAACCCCATGGTCATCGCCGGGGGCAAGGGCTCCGTGGTCTGGGACTTCGACGGCAAGGAGTACCTCGACTTCTCCAGCCAGCTCGTCAACACGAACATCGGCCACCAGCATCCGGCGGTCATCGACGCCATCAAGCGGCAAGCCGACGTGCTGGCAACCGTCGCGCCGGCCCATGCCAACCGCACGCGCGGAGAGGCCGCCAGTCGCATCCTCGACAAGCTCGGCGGCAACTTCAGCAAGATCTTCTTCACCAACGGCGGGGCGGACGCCAACGAGAACGCGATGCGGATGGCGCGGATCGCCACCGGCCGCGACAAGGTGCTCAGCATGTACCGCAGCTACCACGGCAACACCGGCGCGGCGATCGTGGCCACCGGCGACTGGCGGCGGGTGCCCAACGAGTACGCGCGCGGCCACGTGCACTTCTTCGGCCCGTTCCCGTACCGGTCGGAGTTCTGGTCGGTCTCGCCCGCGCAAGAGACCGAGCGCGCCCTGCACCACCTGGAACGGGTGATCCAGGCGGAGGGCGCGGACTCGATCGCGGCGCTGCTCATCGAGACCATCCCCGGCACCGCCGGCGTGATCGTTCCGCCGCCGGGATACCTGCCGGGGGTTCGGGCGCTCGCCGACAAGTACGGCATCGTGCTGATCCTCGACGAGGTGATGGTGGGCTTCGGCCGAACCGGGGAGTGGTTCGCGTTCCACGCGTTCGATGTGGTGCCCGACCTGGTCACCTTCGCGAAGGGCGTCAACTCCGGCTACGTGCCGGCCGGTGGCGTGGCGATCTCGCCGGCAATCGCGGACGTATTCACCAACCAGGTTTTCCCCGGCGGACTCACCTATTCGGGACATCCGCTCGCCATGGCCTCGATCGTCGGGGCGATCGACGCGATGCAGGACGAGAGCATCATCGAGAACGCCCGGATGATCGGCGAGGAGCATCTGGGGCCGGGGCTTGCCGCGCTGATGGACGCGCATTCGCTGATCGGTGACGTTCGCGGCAGCGGGGTGTTCTGGGCGCTTGACCTGGTCGACGACCTCGACACGCGGGTACCGGTGTCCGGCGCGGTGATCGGTTCGCTGAAGAAGGAACTGCTCTCGCGCGGGCTGCTGCCGTTCACCGCGGACAACCGCATCCACGTCGTTCCGCCCTGCGTGGTCACCGCCAACGAGGTGGCCAGAGCGCTCGACATCTACGACCAGGCGTTCACAACCGTGGAGAACTCACTGATCCGGTAG